In Deltaproteobacteria bacterium, the genomic window GAGGCGGTGACGGCCGTTATCCTTCTCCTTGCCGGTGCCGACATTCTGGTCATGAGACACCCGGATGCTGTAAGGCTGACCAGGGAGATGGTGAACGACCTTATGGCAGCGGGTTGAGGGTTCTGAGAGATAACAACTAGCTGGAGGAACATGATGGCAGAGACAGAGGCAAAGAGTGCGGATCAGGCCAGTGTGGAGATGATCGAGAAGGCAGCCGCCGAAGGGGTGGAGACGGTCTTTGACCGGGCTCTCAAGATGAAGCCCTGCCCCATAGGGGCCGAGGGGAGCTGCTGCAAGAACTGCGGCATGGGGCCGTGCCGGGTCCAGGCACCGAGGAAAGAAGGCGCCGTAAGACCCACGGGGGTCTGCGGTGCGACCGCGGAGACGATTTCCGCCAGAAACTTCGCGCGGATGGTCGCAGGGGGCGCCGCGGCCCACGGAGACCACGCCCGGGGGGTAGCGGAGCTCTTTCTTGCTACGGCCAAGGGAGAGGTTTCGGATTTCGAGATCAAGGACGAGCAGAAGCTCTACCAGCTCGCCATGGACTTCGGCGTGGAGATCGGGAACCGGGATCTGAAGGACATCGCCATCGATGTGGGTGAGATCGCCATGGCTGAGTTCGGCCGGCAGGAGGGGGAGATTCTCTTTGCCAAGAGGGCTCCCTTGAAACGGCAGGAACTCTGGCGCGAGACGGGAACCATGCCGAGGGGGATCGACCGGGAGGTGGTTGAAATCATGCACCGGACCCACATCGGGGTGGATCAGGATTACAAGAGCATCCTCAAGGCCGCGGCCCGGTGTTCCCTTTCCGATGGCTGGGGTGGATCGATGATCTCCACCGAGCTCCAGGACATCATGTTTGGAGATCCCGTTCCCGTGGCCGGTCAGATCAATCTGGGCGTGCTGAAGGAGGATCACGTCAACATCATCGTCCACGGCCACGAGCCGTTGCTCCCGGAGATGCTGGTCGTTGCCGCCCAGGATCCTGAGATGCGGAAGTACGCCGAGTCCAAGGGGGCCAAGGGGATCAATCTCGCAGGGATGTGCTGTAGTGCCAACGAGATCCTCATGCGTCACGGGATTCCGGTGGCCGGCAACTTTCTCCAGCAGGAGCTCGCCATTATCACCGGTGCCGTGGAGGCGATGACCGTGGACGTACAGTGCGAGATGCAGTCCCTGGTAAATGTGGCCCGGTGCTACCATACCAAGCTTATTACCACCGACCCCCGGGCCCATATCGAAGGGGCCATGCATATCGAGTTCGAGGAGCACGAGGCCCTGAACATCGCAAAGAGGATTCTCCGCGAGGCGATCGACAATTTTCCGAACCGGAGGGCTCAGGTTCAGATCCCGTCGCAGAGCATCGACACCGTGGTGGGATTCAGCCATGAAACGATCAACTATCTGCTGGGAGGATTGTATCGGGCTTCCTACCGGCCCCTGAACGACAACATCATCAACGGCCGGATCCGGGGGATAGCAGGGGTCGTGGGCTGC contains:
- the cooS gene encoding anaerobic carbon-monoxide dehydrogenase catalytic subunit, with translation MAETEAKSADQASVEMIEKAAAEGVETVFDRALKMKPCPIGAEGSCCKNCGMGPCRVQAPRKEGAVRPTGVCGATAETISARNFARMVAGGAAAHGDHARGVAELFLATAKGEVSDFEIKDEQKLYQLAMDFGVEIGNRDLKDIAIDVGEIAMAEFGRQEGEILFAKRAPLKRQELWRETGTMPRGIDREVVEIMHRTHIGVDQDYKSILKAAARCSLSDGWGGSMISTELQDIMFGDPVPVAGQINLGVLKEDHVNIIVHGHEPLLPEMLVVAAQDPEMRKYAESKGAKGINLAGMCCSANEILMRHGIPVAGNFLQQELAIITGAVEAMTVDVQCEMQSLVNVARCYHTKLITTDPRAHIEGAMHIEFEEHEALNIAKRILREAIDNFPNRRAQVQIPSQSIDTVVGFSHETINYLLGGLYRASYRPLNDNIINGRIRGIAGVVGCNNARTLHDDAHLKMILELIGNDVIVLTTGCSAMAAGKYGLLTPEAAHKYAGEGLASVCEAVGIPPVLHMGSCVDNSRILMAATAVVKDGGLGDDISDLPAAGAAPEWMSEKAISIGQYFVASGVYTVFGVTWPTLGSDEVTRELFEGFDEIFKGRWDFEQDPVKAAGKMIEHIDKKRKALGIDKKRERVLYDMAKRRELEAA